One window of the Fusobacterium animalis 7_1 genome contains the following:
- a CDS encoding glycogen debranching protein, producing MYYNFNQYINLGANLEKDGCNFAIYVKNISTLSLNFFNSSEDTIPYKKYILNSSDHKLGDIWSIFLKDIKEGTLYNWEINGISILDPYALSYTDNDIIENKKSIVLARIGTETKHILVPKKDMMIYEAHIGLFTKSPSSNTLNRATYSAFEEKIPYLKELGINVVEFLPIFEWDDYTGNLDRESFFLKNVWGYNPINFFALTKKYSSSNDKNSADEIKEFKKLVSFLHKNGIEVILDVVYNHTAEGGSGGKVYNFKAMDENTFYTKSKNNIFVNFSGCGNTLNCNHKVVKDMIIQSLLYWYLETGVDGFRFDLAPVLGRDSNSQWANHSLLHELIEHPILSHAKLIAESWDLGGYFVGAMPSGWSEWNGAYRDTVRQFIRGDFNQVPELIKRIFGSVDIFHANKNGYQSSINFICCHDGFTMWDLVSYNLKHNLLNGENNQDGENNNHSYNHGEEGLTHNAQIISLRKQQIKNMLLILYISQGIPMLLMGDEMGRTQLGNNNAYCQDNATTWVDWNRKKEFEDVFLFTKNMIKLRKSYSIFKKEIPLIEDEEVILHGIKLYQPDLSYHSLSIAFQLKDIETDTDFYIAFNSYSEQLCFELPKLENKSWYLLTDTSKVDSCSFEEIKWNDSSYCVLSKSSVILISK from the coding sequence ATGTATTATAATTTTAATCAATATATAAATTTAGGAGCTAATTTAGAAAAAGATGGTTGTAATTTTGCTATTTATGTAAAAAATATTAGTACGCTTTCTTTAAATTTTTTTAATTCTTCAGAAGATACTATTCCTTATAAAAAATATATATTAAATTCTTCTGACCATAAATTAGGAGATATTTGGAGTATATTTTTGAAAGATATAAAGGAAGGTACTTTATATAATTGGGAGATAAATGGAATATCTATACTTGATCCTTATGCACTTTCTTACACTGACAATGATATCATAGAAAACAAAAAATCTATTGTTCTTGCAAGAATAGGAACCGAAACAAAGCATATTCTTGTTCCAAAAAAGGATATGATGATTTATGAAGCTCATATAGGATTGTTTACAAAATCCCCAAGTTCTAATACTTTAAATAGAGCTACATATTCTGCTTTTGAAGAAAAAATACCTTATTTAAAAGAATTGGGTATCAATGTGGTGGAATTTTTACCAATTTTTGAATGGGATGATTATACTGGAAATTTAGATAGAGAATCTTTTTTCCTAAAAAATGTATGGGGCTATAATCCTATAAACTTTTTTGCCTTAACAAAAAAATATTCTTCTTCAAATGATAAAAATTCTGCTGATGAAATCAAAGAATTTAAAAAATTGGTTTCATTTCTCCATAAAAATGGTATAGAAGTCATTTTAGATGTTGTCTATAATCATACAGCTGAAGGTGGCTCTGGTGGTAAAGTATACAATTTTAAAGCTATGGATGAAAATACTTTTTATACAAAAAGTAAAAATAATATTTTTGTTAATTTTTCAGGATGTGGAAATACTTTAAATTGTAATCATAAAGTTGTTAAAGATATGATTATTCAATCTTTATTATATTGGTATTTAGAAACAGGTGTTGATGGTTTTCGTTTTGATTTAGCTCCTGTCTTAGGTAGAGACTCTAACAGTCAATGGGCTAACCATTCATTACTTCATGAATTAATAGAACACCCTATATTATCTCATGCAAAATTGATTGCAGAAAGTTGGGATTTGGGTGGATACTTTGTTGGAGCTATGCCAAGTGGCTGGTCTGAATGGAATGGAGCATACAGAGATACAGTCAGACAATTTATAAGAGGAGATTTCAATCAAGTTCCTGAACTTATTAAAAGAATTTTTGGTAGTGTAGATATTTTTCATGCCAATAAAAATGGTTATCAATCAAGTATAAATTTTATTTGCTGTCATGATGGTTTTACTATGTGGGATTTAGTTAGTTACAATTTAAAACATAATCTTTTAAATGGAGAAAATAATCAAGATGGAGAAAATAATAACCACTCATATAATCATGGTGAGGAAGGATTGACTCATAATGCTCAAATTATTTCTTTGAGAAAACAGCAAATTAAAAATATGCTTCTTATTCTATATATCTCACAAGGTATTCCAATGTTACTTATGGGAGATGAAATGGGAAGAACCCAACTTGGTAATAATAATGCTTATTGTCAAGATAATGCTACAACTTGGGTTGATTGGAATAGAAAAAAAGAATTTGAAGATGTTTTTCTTTTTACTAAAAATATGATAAAGTTAAGAAAATCTTATTCTATTTTTAAAAAAGAAATTCCATTGATTGAAGATGAAGAAGTTATTTTACATGGTATAAAATTGTATCAACCAGATTTAAGTTATCATTCACTTTCTATTGCTTTTCAACTAAAAGATATAGAAACTGACACTGATTTTTATATAGCATTTAACTCATATAGCGAGCAATTATGTTTTGAATTACCTAAACTTGAGAATAAATCTTGGTATCTTTTAACTGATACTTCAAAAGTTGATAGCTGTTCTTTTGAAGAAATTAAGTGGAACGATTCTTCTTACTGTGTACTTTCAAAATCGTCAGTAATTTTAATATCTAAATAA
- a CDS encoding amino acid ABC transporter permease — MEYLEILKDTFLTDDRYMYIVNGVIFSISITLFSAILGIILGLLLAVMKLSHWYPFKRIKALENFNPLSKIAYIYIDVIRGTPVVVQLMILANLIFVGALRETPILVIGGIAFGLNSGAYVAEIIRAGIEGLDKGQMEAGRALGLSYSQTMRKIIVPQAIKNILPALVSEFIALLKETSIIGFIGGIDLLRSASIITSQTYRGVEPLLAVGIIYLILTSIFTAFMRKVERGLKVSD, encoded by the coding sequence ATGGAATATTTAGAAATTTTGAAAGATACTTTTTTAACAGACGATAGATATATGTACATTGTTAATGGGGTTATCTTTTCAATAAGTATCACTTTATTTTCAGCAATACTTGGAATTATTCTTGGACTTTTATTGGCAGTTATGAAATTATCACATTGGTATCCATTTAAAAGGATAAAAGCACTTGAAAATTTTAATCCATTGTCTAAAATTGCATATATCTATATAGATGTAATAAGGGGTACACCAGTGGTTGTGCAACTTATGATACTTGCAAATTTAATATTTGTTGGTGCATTAAGAGAAACACCTATTTTAGTTATCGGAGGAATTGCTTTTGGACTTAACTCAGGAGCCTATGTTGCAGAAATTATAAGAGCAGGTATTGAAGGACTTGATAAAGGACAAATGGAAGCAGGGAGAGCTTTGGGACTTAGTTATTCACAAACAATGAGAAAAATTATTGTTCCCCAAGCTATAAAAAATATTTTGCCTGCTTTGGTCAGTGAATTTATAGCTTTATTAAAGGAAACTTCTATTATTGGATTTATAGGTGGAATAGATCTATTGAGATCTGCTAGTATAATAACTAGCCAAACATATAGAGGAGTTGAGCCTTTACTTGCAGTTGGAATAATATATTTAATTTTAACATCAATCTTCACTGCATTTATGAGAAAAGTTGAAAGGGGGTTAAAAGTAAGTGATTAA
- a CDS encoding basic amino acid ABC transporter substrate-binding protein: MKKFFKLMLMSLLSVVISISVFAKSNVVYVGTNAEFAPFEYLEKNKIVGFDIDLLDAISKETGLEFKIQDMAFDGLLPALQTKKIDMVIAGMSATPEREKAVAFSKPYFKAKQVVITKGVDKSLKSFKDLAGKKVGVMLGFTGDTVVSKIKGVKIERFNAAYAAILALSQNKIDAVVLDSEPAKKYTANNKQFVIANIPAEEEDYAIAFRKNDKELINKVNAALDKIKANGEYDKILKNILNKIFIVIVNN, encoded by the coding sequence ATGAAAAAGTTTTTTAAATTAATGCTTATGTCTTTATTATCAGTTGTAATTTCTATTTCTGTATTTGCAAAAAGTAATGTTGTTTATGTCGGGACAAATGCAGAGTTTGCACCTTTTGAATATCTTGAAAAAAATAAAATAGTTGGTTTTGATATTGATTTACTAGATGCTATCTCAAAAGAAACTGGTTTAGAATTTAAAATACAAGATATGGCTTTTGATGGTTTATTACCTGCTTTACAAACTAAAAAAATTGATATGGTTATAGCTGGAATGTCTGCAACACCTGAAAGAGAAAAAGCAGTTGCTTTCTCTAAACCATATTTTAAAGCTAAACAAGTTGTAATAACAAAAGGTGTAGATAAATCTCTAAAATCATTCAAGGACTTAGCTGGTAAAAAAGTTGGAGTTATGTTAGGTTTCACAGGAGATACAGTTGTTAGTAAAATTAAAGGTGTAAAAATTGAAAGATTTAATGCTGCTTATGCTGCTATTTTAGCACTATCTCAAAATAAAATAGATGCTGTGGTACTTGATTCTGAACCTGCTAAAAAATACACTGCTAACAATAAACAATTTGTTATAGCTAATATTCCTGCTGAAGAAGAAGATTATGCTATCGCATTTAGAAAAAATGATAAAGAATTAATTAATAAAGTTAATGCTGCACTTGATAAAATAAAAGCTAATGGAGAATATGATAAAATATTAAAAAATATTTTAAATAAAATTTTTATAGTCATTGTAAATAACTAA
- a CDS encoding SpoIID/LytB domain-containing protein: MKKKISLIFLSALVLISCSSNKTVNRVKPVKPNGDYGHSLPPNIQRGTREKIKLENTVFNKMGLPLPYNTFGEPIPYLVPVNDNHKENFSVFEEYNENRALKYFKDLSVRGHGDNSPYWRWKTSIKKSDLYSKAANRLVAIYRNNPRNVLTLVNGEWQQVPIKNVGTVQDIIVAARGESGIITHMLVITSNGKYLVAKEFNVRKLLATNNALYGSKGEEGTYNSKPVIPNVTSLPSAYLALEEEGGYINIYGGGFGHGVGMSQFAAGALAKNGESYKNILKRYYTDIKLSTVESVLGKDKEIKVGITTNGSLEHGRLSIFSSENKVQIYNDDFDITVGENERVDVRNTSGAVTITLENGKTYKTKNPLNFYAKGEYITLSPVRKGHTSSPKYRGIITVIPRGSSLRVINTLDIEKYLLQVVPSEMPKSFGVEALKVQAVAARTYAVSDILKGKYANDGFHIKDTVESQVYNNQVENEEATRAIEETADEIMTYNGMPIDAKYFSTSAGFTSHASNVW; the protein is encoded by the coding sequence ATGAAAAAGAAAATATCTTTAATTTTTTTATCAGCACTTGTACTTATTTCATGTTCAAGTAACAAAACAGTAAATAGGGTTAAACCTGTCAAACCTAATGGAGATTATGGACATAGTTTACCACCTAATATTCAAAGAGGAACTAGGGAAAAAATAAAATTGGAAAATACTGTATTTAACAAAATGGGACTACCTTTACCTTATAATACTTTTGGTGAACCTATCCCATATTTAGTACCTGTAAATGACAACCACAAAGAAAATTTTTCTGTATTTGAAGAATATAATGAAAATAGAGCACTAAAATATTTTAAAGATTTAAGTGTAAGAGGACATGGAGATAATTCGCCTTATTGGAGATGGAAAACAAGTATTAAAAAGTCTGATTTATATAGCAAAGCTGCAAATAGGTTAGTAGCCATTTATAGAAATAACCCTAGAAATGTTTTAACACTTGTAAATGGTGAATGGCAACAAGTTCCTATAAAAAATGTTGGAACAGTTCAAGATATTATTGTTGCTGCAAGAGGAGAATCTGGAATAATAACTCATATGCTTGTAATAACAAGTAATGGAAAGTACTTAGTTGCCAAAGAATTTAATGTAAGAAAACTTTTAGCAACTAATAATGCTCTTTATGGTTCAAAGGGGGAAGAAGGAACATATAATAGTAAACCTGTTATACCAAATGTTACATCTTTACCTTCTGCATACTTAGCTCTTGAAGAAGAAGGAGGATATATTAATATCTATGGTGGTGGATTTGGGCATGGAGTTGGTATGTCTCAATTTGCAGCAGGAGCTCTTGCTAAAAATGGAGAAAGCTATAAAAATATTTTAAAAAGATACTATACAGATATAAAACTTTCAACAGTTGAATCTGTTTTAGGAAAAGATAAGGAAATTAAAGTTGGAATTACAACTAATGGAAGTTTAGAACATGGTAGACTTTCTATTTTTTCATCAGAAAATAAAGTTCAAATATACAATGATGATTTTGATATAACTGTTGGAGAAAATGAAAGAGTTGATGTAAGAAACACTTCTGGTGCAGTTACTATAACTCTTGAAAATGGAAAAACATATAAAACTAAAAATCCTCTTAATTTCTACGCAAAAGGAGAATATATAACATTAAGTCCTGTAAGAAAAGGACATACATCTTCTCCAAAATATAGAGGAATTATTACTGTTATACCAAGAGGTTCAAGTTTAAGAGTGATTAATACATTGGATATTGAAAAATATTTATTACAAGTTGTCCCAAGTGAAATGCCAAAAAGTTTTGGTGTTGAAGCATTAAAAGTACAAGCTGTTGCAGCCAGAACTTATGCAGTGAGTGATATTTTAAAAGGAAAATATGCAAATGATGGTTTCCACATAAAAGATACTGTTGAAAGTCAAGTGTATAATAATCAAGTTGAAAATGAAGAAGCTACTCGTGCAATAGAGGAAACTGCTGATGAAATTATGACTTATAATGGTATGCCAATAGATGCTAAATATTTCTCAACATCTGCTGGATTTACAAGTCATGCTTCTAATGTATGGTAA
- the msrAB gene encoding bifunctional peptide-methionine (S)-S-oxide reductase MsrA/peptide-methionine (R)-S-oxide reductase MsrB, with protein sequence MKKFILPLIFIFVIGIFIFAKMLNSNLKKETEEEKNLLESIELVDMNGNDYTFSRDKNIYIKFWASWCPTCLAGLEELDRLAGENNNFEVITVVFPGINGEKNPAKFKEWYNTLGYKNIKVLYDTDGKLLQIFKIRALPTSAIIYKDLKIDNVIVGHISNGQIKDYYEGKGENITMENNTKNIKDIYLAGGCFWGVEEYFSRINGVIDTVSGYANGSYDNPSYENVCNNSGHAETVHITYDSSKVSLDTLLKYYFRIIDPTSINKQGNDRGVQYRTGIYYQNEEDKEIALNAIKEEQKKYSKPIVVEVEKLKRFDKAEEYHQDYLKKNPNGYCHINLNKASEAIIDEKKYQKPSDEVLKEKLSDLEYQVTQEAATERAFTHEYYKNQEDGIYVDITTGEPLFSSKDKYDAGCGWPSFTKPIATEVVNYKKDSSHGMNRVEVRSRAGEAHLGHVFEDGPRDKGGLRYCINGASLRFIPYDKMDEEGYGEFKKYVK encoded by the coding sequence ATGAAAAAATTTATTTTACCTTTGATATTTATCTTTGTTATTGGAATTTTTATCTTTGCAAAAATGTTAAATAGTAATTTAAAAAAAGAAACAGAGGAAGAAAAAAATTTATTAGAAAGTATAGAGCTTGTGGATATGAATGGAAACGACTATACTTTTTCAAGAGATAAAAATATCTATATAAAATTTTGGGCTTCTTGGTGTCCAACCTGTCTAGCTGGATTGGAAGAACTTGATAGATTAGCAGGAGAAAATAATAATTTTGAAGTGATAACTGTTGTTTTTCCAGGAATAAATGGAGAAAAAAATCCTGCAAAATTTAAAGAATGGTATAATACATTAGGTTACAAAAATATTAAAGTTTTATATGATACTGATGGGAAATTATTACAAATATTTAAAATTAGGGCTCTACCTACATCAGCAATTATATATAAAGATTTAAAAATTGATAATGTCATTGTGGGACATATAAGCAATGGACAAATTAAAGATTATTATGAAGGAAAAGGAGAGAATATAACTATGGAAAATAACACAAAAAATATAAAGGATATATATTTAGCAGGAGGTTGCTTTTGGGGAGTTGAAGAATATTTTTCCAGAATAAATGGAGTTATTGACACAGTTTCTGGTTATGCAAATGGTTCTTATGACAACCCAAGCTATGAAAATGTTTGTAACAATTCTGGTCATGCAGAAACTGTTCATATTACTTATGATTCTTCAAAAGTTTCTTTGGATACTCTATTAAAATATTATTTTAGAATAATAGATCCTACTTCTATAAACAAACAAGGTAATGACAGAGGAGTTCAGTATAGAACAGGTATATATTATCAAAATGAGGAAGATAAGGAAATTGCTCTAAATGCAATCAAAGAAGAACAAAAAAAATATTCTAAACCTATTGTTGTTGAAGTAGAAAAATTAAAAAGATTTGATAAGGCTGAAGAATACCATCAAGATTACTTAAAGAAAAATCCTAATGGATATTGCCATATCAATTTAAACAAAGCCAGTGAAGCAATAATAGATGAAAAAAAATATCAAAAACCTAGTGATGAGGTTTTAAAAGAAAAATTAAGTGATTTAGAATATCAGGTTACACAAGAAGCTGCTACTGAAAGAGCATTCACTCATGAATACTATAAAAATCAAGAAGATGGAATTTATGTGGATATTACAACAGGAGAACCTTTATTTAGTTCAAAAGATAAATATGATGCAGGTTGTGGTTGGCCAAGTTTCACTAAACCTATTGCAACAGAAGTTGTAAATTACAAAAAAGATAGTTCACATGGTATGAACAGAGTTGAAGTTAGAAGTAGAGCTGGTGAAGCACATTTAGGACATGTTTTTGAAGATGGACCAAGAGATAAAGGAGGACTTAGATATTGTATTAATGGAGCTTCTTTAAGATTTATCCCTTATGATAAAATGGATGAAGAAGGTTATGGAGAATTTAAAAAATATGTAAAATAA
- a CDS encoding DNA alkylation repair protein: MEIENLTFKNEKEYKEFLDYLFSIRDIKYRDFNAKIIVPVDSEIIGIRTPILRDIGKKIAKISAENFLNLFEKLFIKKKIKYHEEKVLYGFILGYSKIDFQERLKRIDFFINIIDNWAVCDIVDSSFKFINKNKEDFYNYLTSKLSATNPWEQRFIFVMLLAYYIEDKYLKNIFKICEKIKSDEYYVKMAKAWLLSICYVKFKNETYKFLEKTKLDNWTVNKSIQKVRESLRVTKEEKEKILVLKRK; encoded by the coding sequence ATGGAAATTGAAAATTTAACTTTTAAGAATGAAAAAGAGTATAAAGAATTTTTAGATTATCTTTTTTCAATAAGAGATATAAAATATAGAGATTTTAATGCAAAAATAATTGTACCTGTGGATTCTGAAATAATTGGAATAAGAACTCCAATTTTAAGAGATATAGGAAAAAAGATTGCTAAAATATCAGCTGAAAATTTTTTAAATCTTTTTGAAAAATTATTTATTAAAAAGAAAATTAAATATCATGAAGAAAAAGTTCTATATGGTTTTATACTTGGCTATTCAAAGATAGATTTTCAAGAAAGATTAAAAAGAATAGATTTCTTTATAAATATTATTGATAATTGGGCAGTATGTGATATAGTTGATTCAAGTTTTAAATTTATCAATAAAAATAAAGAAGATTTTTATAATTATTTGACTTCTAAATTATCTGCAACAAATCCTTGGGAACAAAGATTTATTTTTGTAATGTTATTAGCCTATTATATAGAAGATAAATATTTAAAAAATATTTTTAAAATCTGTGAAAAAATAAAATCTGATGAATATTATGTAAAGATGGCTAAGGCTTGGTTATTATCAATTTGTTATGTAAAATTTAAAAATGAAACTTACAAATTTTTAGAAAAAACTAAACTAGATAATTGGACAGTTAATAAGTCCATACAGAAAGTTAGAGAATCTTTAAGAGTTACAAAAGAAGAAAAAGAAAAAATTTTAGTTCTTAAAAGAAAATAA
- a CDS encoding amino acid ABC transporter ATP-binding protein, which translates to MINVENLSKNFGNLKVLKNISTTINKGEVISIIGPSGSGKSTFLRCINKLEEPTEGHIYIDGMDLMDKNTDINKIRERVGMVFQHFNLFPNMTVLENLTLSPTIVKKESKEEAEKYALYLLQKVDLSDKANSYPNQLSGGQKQRIAIARALAMKPEVILFDEPTSALDPEMIKEVLDVMRNLAKEGMTMLIVTHEMGFARNVGNRILFMDNGEIIEDCSPKDFFENPTNERIKDFLNKVLNK; encoded by the coding sequence GTGATTAATGTTGAAAATTTATCTAAAAATTTTGGAAATTTAAAAGTTTTAAAAAATATTTCTACTACTATTAACAAGGGAGAAGTAATTTCAATAATTGGACCATCTGGAAGTGGAAAATCAACTTTTTTAAGATGTATTAATAAATTGGAAGAGCCAACAGAAGGACATATCTATATAGATGGTATGGACTTAATGGATAAGAACACTGATATTAACAAAATTAGAGAAAGAGTTGGAATGGTATTTCAACATTTTAATCTATTTCCTAATATGACAGTTTTAGAAAATCTTACTCTTTCTCCTACAATAGTAAAAAAAGAAAGTAAAGAAGAAGCAGAAAAATATGCTCTATATCTTCTACAAAAAGTAGATTTATCAGATAAGGCTAATTCTTATCCAAATCAATTATCTGGTGGGCAAAAGCAAAGAATTGCTATTGCAAGAGCCTTGGCTATGAAGCCAGAAGTAATATTATTTGATGAACCAACATCTGCCTTAGACCCTGAAATGATAAAAGAGGTTCTTGATGTTATGAGGAATTTAGCAAAAGAAGGTATGACTATGCTCATAGTTACTCATGAAATGGGATTTGCTAGAAATGTTGGTAATAGAATTTTATTTATGGATAATGGTGAAATTATTGAAGATTGTTCACCAAAAGATTTCTTTGAAAATCCTACAAATGAAAGAATTAAAGATTTTTTAAACAAGGTTTTAAACAAATAA
- a CDS encoding DUF4198 domain-containing protein: MLKKILIAGLIACISMSSFAHFQLIYANNADISGKSTVPFQIFFTEHPANGAKSKNMNMGKDDKGGFQPIEEFFVVHRGNKNDLKSVLSPIKFGSKGNQGSGYKFNFGANDNGDWIFVLIPYPYFEEREGTHMQQITKVITNRGGEETDWKNRVIDGYPEIIPLTNPITWKDNMFKGQVVNNDGKPASGIKVVIEYLNADIGNSQFSDTLKENNKLTMTLYTDTNGYFSFTPVHAGYWGIAALNAGGEKFKNSRGLSQDAVLWIEAK; the protein is encoded by the coding sequence ATGTTAAAAAAAATTTTAATAGCTGGACTCATAGCTTGTATATCAATGTCATCATTTGCTCATTTTCAGTTGATTTACGCAAATAATGCAGATATAAGTGGAAAATCAACAGTTCCATTTCAAATATTTTTTACAGAACACCCTGCAAATGGGGCAAAATCTAAAAATATGAATATGGGAAAAGATGATAAAGGTGGTTTTCAACCTATTGAAGAATTTTTTGTTGTACATAGAGGAAATAAGAATGATCTAAAATCTGTTCTTTCTCCAATTAAATTTGGTTCAAAAGGAAATCAAGGTTCTGGTTATAAATTTAATTTTGGAGCAAATGACAATGGAGATTGGATTTTTGTTCTTATCCCTTATCCTTATTTTGAAGAAAGAGAAGGAACTCATATGCAACAAATAACAAAAGTTATTACCAATAGAGGTGGAGAAGAAACTGATTGGAAAAATAGAGTTATTGATGGTTATCCAGAAATTATACCTCTTACTAACCCTATAACTTGGAAGGATAATATGTTTAAAGGACAGGTAGTCAATAATGATGGAAAACCAGCATCTGGTATAAAAGTTGTGATTGAATATTTGAATGCAGATATTGGAAATTCTCAATTTTCAGACACTTTAAAAGAAAATAACAAACTTACTATGACATTATATACAGATACAAATGGTTATTTCTCATTTACCCCTGTACATGCAGGTTACTGGGGAATAGCTGCTTTAAATGCAGGTGGAGAAAAATTTAAAAATAGTAGAGGACTATCACAGGATGCTGTTCTTTGGATAGAAGCTAAATAA
- a CDS encoding RNA-guided endonuclease InsQ/TnpB family protein: protein MYLTLKQQVKHLSKKEFKILKYLCHIAKNLKNQAIYNIRQHYFKNKKYLSYNENYKMLKNSENYKKLNSNMAQQILKEVDESFKSFFTLLKLAKNGQYNGKIKLPNYLDKDGFTTLVIGFVRLKDDMLIVPYSTSFRKAHKEITIKLPPVLNDKKIKEIRIIPKQHSRYFEIQYTYEVKEVQRELNKNNVLGIDLGIDNLCTCVTNTGASFILDGRKLKSINQYYNKINAKLQSIKDKQKIERMTLRQKRITRKRNNRINDYLSKAARIIVNYCLNNDIGKIVLGYNEDFQRKSNIGSINNQNFVNIPYGKLRDKLIYLCKLYGIEFKLQEESYTSKASFFDGDEIPIYDKENPQEYIFSGKRIKRGLYQTSVGKLINADCNGALNILRKSKVVDLSVLYNRGELNTPKRIRAV, encoded by the coding sequence ATGTATTTAACATTAAAACAACAAGTAAAACATCTTAGTAAGAAAGAATTTAAAATTTTAAAATATTTGTGCCATATAGCTAAGAATTTAAAGAATCAAGCTATATATAATATTAGACAACACTATTTTAAAAATAAAAAGTATTTAAGCTATAATGAAAACTATAAAATGCTTAAAAATAGTGAGAACTATAAGAAGTTAAATTCTAATATGGCTCAACAAATTTTAAAAGAAGTAGATGAAAGTTTTAAATCTTTCTTTACACTTTTAAAACTTGCTAAGAATGGTCAATATAATGGTAAAATAAAATTACCTAATTATCTTGATAAAGATGGTTTTACAACTCTTGTTATAGGTTTTGTTAGATTAAAAGATGATATGCTGATAGTTCCTTATTCAACTTCATTTAGAAAGGCACATAAGGAAATCACAATAAAGCTACCACCAGTATTAAACGACAAGAAGATAAAAGAGATTAGAATAATACCGAAACAACATTCTAGGTACTTTGAAATTCAGTATACTTATGAGGTAAAAGAAGTTCAAAGGGAATTAAATAAAAACAATGTACTAGGAATTGATTTAGGTATAGACAATCTTTGTACTTGTGTTACAAATACTGGAGCTTCATTCATACTAGATGGTAGAAAATTAAAATCAATAAATCAGTACTATAATAAGATAAATGCAAAATTACAAAGTATAAAAGATAAGCAAAAGATTGAGCGAATGACATTAAGGCAAAAGAGAATAACTAGAAAGAGAAATAATCGTATAAATGATTATCTTTCAAAAGCAGCAAGAATAATTGTAAATTATTGTCTTAATAATGATATAGGAAAAATAGTTCTAGGATATAATGAAGATTTTCAAAGAAAATCAAATATTGGAAGTATAAATAATCAGAACTTTGTAAATATACCATATGGAAAATTAAGAGATAAATTAATATATCTATGTAAACTATATGGAATAGAATTTAAACTACAAGAAGAGAGTTATACATCAAAAGCAAGTTTCTTTGATGGAGATGAAATTCCAATATATGATAAAGAAAATCCGCAAGAATATATATTCAGTGGAAAAAGAATAAAAAGAGGACTATATCAAACAAGTGTAGGTAAACTCATAAATGCAGATTGTAATGGAGCATTAAATATTCTAAGAAAAAGTAAAGTTGTGGACTTAAGTGTCCTATACAATAGAGGTGAGCTGAACACACCTAAAAGAATAAGGGCAGTGTAA